The Biomphalaria glabrata chromosome 6, xgBioGlab47.1, whole genome shotgun sequence genomic interval TTGTTTAACATTCCTTTCTTAGCTTTCAAAGGCAGACTGTTAACAGCCTCATGGAATTCATTCTGTAGTTTATCTAATTTGTCTATAAATCTTATGTCTGAACATTCACATATTAATAAGCATTGGCTGTCTCCTGGGGTTGTACTGTACATTAAATGTGATCCTTTCAGAATGACAATGTCCCGTCTATCTGCGCTGTCAGAGAAAAACTCAACCTCTGTTTTCTCAGCTTCTTCATCATTCATAACAAGATGTCTGGATGTGTGAACGTAAatatgatataagctttttttgttgtttttagtcagaatttttttaaaagaagatttgattttaaacttttcttTATCTTTAGTTTTTATAACTTGGCTACTATGCAGAATGCTAAAACCTGTTCCCATGCGCAGTTTAATTTGTCTATTGTCATGTGATCTGTGACCATTTAACGGCTGCACTGATATTCTTGCAGTAAGTTCGCCTATCTTTTTCAATAACTTTATCATTTCCTGACAGCGAACTTTAGATGGTATCTGTTCCAATTGAagtgaatttattttaaagtaagcaAAATGGCCAGGATTTTTGTCACATTCTGGGCCACTTGAATTTAAATTGGCTGTCTCTTTTAATATTTCAAGATGTTCAGACATAAACATTTGTGGGAAATctggaaaagaaataattatgaaaaaaaaaaagattaaaggaATCTTAATCATTTGTGATCCTAccttttaatctaaaaaagctGTAAATTTAATGTGTGAATTTTTCAACAAATGAATCTAATATATTATTGCAATATTAAAAATTTGAAGATATTTAATTCTTGTTTCTTGAAATAAAAGTATGCTATCAttccttttaactctttctctcctaattaacgataccatgATTTGTATAGTtaatttgacctcattaaattaaattaatttcttgttttataAACTTCAATTTGTGTTagataaaaagagcatgcattctataattctataccaaaagtaactttttctgattacaaacaaaatgttattgaagtttaatcataacagggtagaatgtacaaatgtggaaaatgaacaattctctcagaacatgaaaaataattacagatATTAAGAGTTCAGTATAGTTtatgaaaatatattaataatacatATTTGTATACTAACCAACATGTTCAATGGATGAGTCAAAGCTAGTTCCTGATGATTTAGAGGATGATGAACCATTTCTCTCTTTAATTCTATGGAATTGGGTTtctaccaataaaaaaaatgtgttgctaaaaacatttttactttcaaaacatggatctaataaaaaaattataatgagcacagtaaaataattaagtttatatatataatatatataaattataacatatttatgcatacCTAGGTCTATATTATACAGCGATGAGGTTGCTGAAGATACAAACTGATCATCCGTTGAGCTAGCAATGGCTTCTTGGGCTTTAAGTGTTTCATTGCAACCATCAAGGTCTAAAGATGAGGCACTTGATCTGCTGACCCCTGTTGCCCCATCAACTGTCAAACTACTACTGTTTATAGATGTCGAGTTATCAACACTCACTGCCCCAGAACCATGTATGTCACTGTTATCGATGGAAGCTCTAAGATCTTCAGAATtattaagaaatgaaatggaaagaaattcaCAGCCTCTTTCATGACGTAAATATTTCTTCGTTTCTAGCCAACTTTCAGAGATTCTAGACTTTGTTTTACAAGTAACGCACTCAAGGTCCAGCTCATGACCAGTATAAATGTAACCACACTCTGCCAGTTTAGTGCAGTAAAAGTCAGTTTCAGTAAGAGGCAATGACCTGTAGGTAGCAATTCTGTGGAACAATGGCATCTTACTCTGTGTTAATGACATGGTGTGTTTCGATGATGAGCTCTGATATAAGCTAATGCAGGACAGCTTACAAGTCAAGTGATTAGATTACTTAATCACTAAAACTAAGCTATATTTAATCTTGGTAGATTTGATATTTTTGAATATAATTCTTGTACTTGATAATATGTACAAACAAGGATTCATTATAGTGCCGCCATTGACATCTTTCTTAAAGTAAATCTGTATGCATACCTGCAACAATTTGAAAAACAAGAATTAGAGATTAGTTCCAGATAGACTAAACGGTTTAACTTTTGTTACTTAGCACTCATTATATATATGTGATATGTTCTCTAGACCGTTCAgttgtcttgatggtcctgggGTTTGAACGCTGCCCGTCGTCCTACTGGAGGTTTGGGCAAATTTGAAGGAACAATGGAAGGTATAAGGATTTTAATTTCTACAAAGCTATatgaaaagaaatacaaaatgtacaTCAGGACAGTTTaagattaaaaatacattttgatgtCTCTATACTATAAACAAGTTTCAGattatctcattttttttaaagcaacaaaTCATTCTTTAAAACTGTTAATCGTAGACCTAATCAACACATGTagtaaatcattttgtttggtttgtTATGTTCTAAATAGTCTACAATGAGGTCTATAGGTTTATTTAGTCACCTGCATGACTGCAGACTACAGTGACTATAATATATAGTCTACTCTCTGGAACTACTAGACAGGTCAACGGTCAGTGTTGTACACAGTAGATCTAAGAATAAATAAGTGTCTAGACTAGATAAATCTAAGCTTTGAAAAGAATTCTATATAGCCTCTAGGATTTTCATACTCAGTGAAGTGAGTGACGGGGGCGGGAGGGGTGGGTAGGTGGATATGGATTTGTTTCTTTCATCCCACACCCACGGTGGGAattaagcgtggtcgagaggctaagtgcgcttgaacttggcttggacTCGGGCAGAATTgcatttactgagcgcctaaaggcagcacgggaaaaccaactcctagataccccctcccccccccactggtccacaaatgagattggaccaaagcgctctgagcatgctataagcatgaaagtagcgctatataaaagctataataataatatacaagtaataaatcttcattacattctgacccttcatcaTTCTTTTGGTCGTTTATAGTATATCCTTGAGTTATTGGAATGGCAATTAACACCCCGCCCTTGCCAGTATAGGGGTCTGATTCAAGGGAGCATTGCGAGGGGCAGTAATAACTTGGAGACCAATACTATAAAAACCCATAGATCAGGGCATGCTACTAGAACTTAAATTGGTGGACTGCCCCATGGTAGTGGGCACCAGCTGAGAAGACGATGCAACAAGGCTTGAGACCGAACAGAGAGAAAAGTTCTTAGTCATGTCTTAGTCTTTATCTAAGTAAGTTTAAGAAGTTGTATATAAAATGAATTTAATGACACCATTAAATCTAGGAGGTAGTGGCAGCCTAGTAGCCTACCGACTTAGGaatgcctttttaaaaatgttctgaTGCATAGGCCTACATGAAGGCTGAATTAGTTTTAGTCATATTACATgatatattcttgaacccgggaccacgaGTGGAGTATGTACCTAACCTTGCTACGCCATTAAATTGTTACTTCTATaggcatagatctatattaaagatcaatagaatagatctaatctcGTTATGACTAGTCTAGATACGATACTACTAATTTATAATAATCTGGtcatgactttaattttgatatcatatTAATAGAATTACCCAATACACATGATGTAGATAGATTCGATCTAGTtctaaatatgtagatctatgttagtatattatgtgtgtttgtgtgtatgtatgtcacAGTATGTTTGTGCAAAGGAAAATAATTCACCCCTGAAAAAAATCCTGCCTACTTCAAGATGGTTAAATTGACTGTCTTtccttatattatcttatatgattcagacgttacttcaaaaaagaagatgattattttacgtcctacgcgtcatgcatttagtcatgcatattaaccaagaCCTaattaattctgccaagtcactggcttcctggttagctcaggcttaactcattccatgctctaatagtactagggaagaaggagcatttgtacaaatttgtcctagcatattggacgaggaatgtgcctttacctttgtgtctttcagagtattttattaaattttgtttttgtatttgaagagttttatgtataattgcaacttttgagtcttctatcctaaaggctttctaaatttagtgattttactaaaggtgttactctagtcaaatgtgaatatctgtttgttatgaatctcactgctctattttgtgtctgttccagtttcttaatgttttcttgagattaggggtcccaaacagaggatgcatattctattattggtctaaccaaggttaaataacattttagttttatgttcttatttaatttatagaaatttcttttaataaaccctaatgctttgtttaatttttttatagtttcatcaatatgtggattccatgacagtttttcatttattataacacctataGTTATTTTGCGTTCTTAGTTTGtcttactggtttaccatgaataagataagtggaattaatttgctttaatttttttgttactcttaacaactgacatttttctgggtggaaaggcatgctccaatttgattcccatttctgtatttCATCTAACTCTCTtagtaaaatatctgtgtcttgtgttgtttttattgttctatatatattatgcaatcatctgcaaataatctgacttttgttcctgaactaatgcaatttggtaaatcatttatgtaaattaaaaatagtagtggacctaagactgttccttgaggtacacctgagtttactttTATTGATGTTGATTTAGATcaagccatttattattacagtttgttctctccctatcagaaaatctttaatccactgatgcagtggaccatcaatgccaaaatattgtaatttttttaagcaaactatgatggtgaactttgtcaaaagccttggaaaaatctaataagatagcatctatttgctcactatcatctaaaccttttgaaaaatcatcaattagtcctattagttgtgtttcacatgatctatatttcctagaGCCATGTtagtatggagtaaggacattatgtttgtctaagtgatttatgatgttgctaaTGATAccggtctgtagtttcctgggtcagatttttctccttttttaaataaggcGATGACATTAGTTTCTTAATTCCAGTTCCTAGGTACtctgcctgaaaaagtattttgtacactggtgctagctcattaatttaatttgctattagttctttgagtaatctagttAGGGCCTATCTATCTTTTGAGTGTTTTGTGTTAAGCCCGATGTATTTAAATTGCTACTTAAATCAGAAGTTGGATTTTAAAAGCAAtgtcaatgaaataaatttCATATAAATTGCAAATTGATTAggacagtgattcccaaacccTTTTCTGTCTATGGTTCATCATTAGTTATAGTCCTGATCATTCATAAACCAAAATGTCTGCTCGGAATCCAGCTAGATCCAGATTGTACCAGTAGGCCTATGCTAGTATATATAAGCCTATACCAAAAATAAGAAGGGGAAAatttataatctatttttaggtGAATCAAACGAAATACATACTCGAATAGGGAGGTTTTTGTTATTAAGGCTGCTTGTAATtgagtaagtttttttttttaaataaactttcattttgtaaaaatacatcAATTATGTTTTCTTACACATGCAAATTATACACCTACTTATAAATTAGTACGATAATTATCTTTTtagaataaatagatctactttCATGTCTGTATACAACGTTAGAGCTGTAGCACgttttgattatttatttttggcttTGGTCCAGCCGAATGGCTTGCAGGACTATTTATATGGATCCTACCCATCTTCAATAGTTATTTTATTGGCATAAGTAAAAGATCTAGTTTACAATTTccgaaaataattaattacaaagtgtagatttttaaatttatattccGAATTTcaagaatgtatagattttgatttcatagCTTGTTTTCGACCGGCGTATAATAAGACAGCCGCTATAGCGTCTGACGCAATTCTCTAAGGGAAATAtaggattaaaatattaatgtgtTGAAGACCAGCTATACAGCCTAGTCATAGTCATATATATAGAAGTAATATGGGTTAAAATTATGTTAATTTAGTTGCTttttggtgtgttttttttttagaagatatAATACGTATATATCTaggttttaagtatttttatatttgttctgTATAGAAATTcgcattttttacattatatttttaaaaatgttttttcttgttgttaCATTAGTTTTTGTAAATGAAAGATTTGTCATAATAAAGACGGTgtatagcagcggttctcaaccttataagttcggcgacccctttttacaatcccccactctgccgcgacccctcccccccatacacacatacagcaatagatgagtaatcaataacaatccatattttcgatggtcttaggcaacccctggcaaatcgtcaatcgacccccaaggggggttcgcgacccacagtttgagaacccctggtgtaTAGTCACAGTCAGCAAGTAATGTTACGTAGTCTCTCTCTCCCAatgcatttatatttattgatcATAATAAGGATGTAGCTCCAGAAATAAATTTCCTCTTCCTAAGGAAAATGAACACACTAATCCGAATTCAATCAACAGCCTcagaaaaagtaaagaaaactaGTCATTAAAAttccgaaaaaaaaaggtggggggggggtgaagagaggggctgccccccccccccccccccctttttttttttgacccacagagtaaccaaaaaaaaatggggtgaggttaaatccccctccaacatacgaaaataaaaatcgTTTAAATTTTAGAAGATGCTCCCCCTCACAAATAATAAGCTATAGCAAATATACGCACACCCACTTTCCGATTCCCCGCGCTTTTACACCATCAACGCATGAGCATTCACGTTTACAAAAGAAATAAGACAACAGTGTTTTAAAGAAACCGGAGATTCCCATTGCTAAATTTGGTTTCATAAGCAGGTTTTAAATTTGGAAACGGAATTTCCTCGAATGATATTCCGCTAAGCCTTGATGAATTATTAGGCCTTCTATTTCAGATCTATCGGTTAATATATGACTCAAATTTTAAATACAccaaatattgttattattattaaaacgaAATAATATGGATTGTATTACTATGGTTGGTCTTAGTTATTATTGGGAGTCGATAAATAGGACTAAGCCTTTTAACATCGGAATGGACTGATCTAACAGGAACTGCGCCTAGGCGGCGCAGGTCACATGACCAAAGAcgcaattccttttttttttttaaagacttgttAAAATCATAGCTGCTCATAGAAATCGATCACTGGGCTTTATGTAATCATAAGCACATTTTTAGAATACTAGTTTATACCCGCAGTTAACCATGGGCTGTTTTCTAATGAAAACTATGTTAAATTATAATATTCCAGCTTATTTTCATCAGAATTTGTAAAAATTAGCAACCAAATATTAGCCTACTTACAGTCTGTCATGGCCGTTATTGACAATTTTTGCTGCTGAATT includes:
- the LOC106078207 gene encoding uncharacterized protein LOC106078207, with translation MSLTQSKMPLFHRIATYRSLPLTETDFYCTKLAECGYIYTGHELDLECVTCKTKSRISESWLETKKYLRHERGCEFLSISFLNNSEDLRASIDNSDIHGSGAVSVDNSTSINSSSLTVDGATGVSRSSASSLDLDGCNETLKAQEAIASSTDDQFVSSATSSLYNIDLETQFHRIKERNGSSSSKSSGTSFDSSIEHVDFPQMFMSEHLEILKETANLNSSGPECDKNPGHFAYFKINSLQLEQIPSKVRCQEMIKLLKKIGELTARISVQPLNGHRSHDNRQIKLRMGTGFSILHSSQVIKTKDKEKFKIKSSFKKILTKNNKKSLYHIYVHTSRHLVMNDEEAEKTEVEFFSDSADRRDIVILKGSHLMYSTTPGDSQCLLICECSDIRFIDKLDKLQNEFHEAVNSLPLKAKKGMLNKLFLVHHPHGGDKVLSYGDYVKVKYKFNPGGSSNQPTLTKLSAQEQVSENLNLYRKVLFYATDTCPGSCGAPLLTFSRRPSVDSSLVLDIWMHNGVETTHKLGASMIKMCTVEDFYQPPPQSEHPEEDSDDEGSLAKQPVNSPVYKVITTPSYPEHVMFQTRLKSFDSWSFHNILQPQTLASLGFFYTGNLDCVRCFQCGLGLRSWKPGDNVLTQHEKYRPTCPYLRSLSKTQENVSTGAVAVPEMSNSTNESTTLRLLKAEHTALKQQLTCKVCYKSEIKDVFLPCGELYACSDCSKLLTHCPSCKKQILATITVYLT